The following coding sequences are from one Candidatus Nitrosopumilus sp. SW window:
- a CDS encoding iron-containing alcohol dehydrogenase, translating to MQTVRIPKVINFGENALGETEYPKNALIVTTVPPELSDKWIARMGIQDYMLYDQVKPEPSIDDVNAVISQFKDKDPSVLIGLGGGSSMDVVKYAAPEMKKEKILIPTTFGTGAEMTTYCVLKFDGKKKLLREDRFLADMAVVDSYFMDGTPEQVIKNSVCDACAQATEGYDSKLGNDLTRTLCKQAFEILYDAIMNDKPENYPYGSMLSGMGFGNCSTTLGHALSYVFSNEGVPHGYSLSSCTTVAHKHNKSIFYDRFKEAMDKLGFDKLELKADVSEAADVVMTDKGHLDPNPIPISKDDVIKCLEDIKAGNL from the coding sequence ATGCAAACAGTACGCATTCCAAAAGTTATCAACTTTGGAGAAAATGCACTTGGTGAAACAGAATATCCTAAAAATGCATTAATTGTCACAACAGTTCCTCCAGAACTTTCTGACAAATGGATTGCAAGAATGGGAATTCAGGATTATATGCTGTATGACCAAGTAAAACCTGAACCATCAATTGATGATGTCAATGCTGTTATTTCACAATTCAAAGACAAAGATCCATCTGTTCTAATTGGACTTGGTGGTGGAAGTTCTATGGATGTAGTAAAATATGCTGCACCAGAGATGAAAAAAGAAAAGATCTTGATTCCAACAACCTTTGGAACTGGAGCTGAAATGACAACTTATTGTGTCCTCAAATTTGATGGAAAAAAGAAATTGTTACGTGAAGACAGATTCTTAGCTGACATGGCAGTAGTCGATTCATATTTCATGGATGGTACTCCTGAACAAGTCATCAAAAATTCTGTCTGTGATGCATGTGCTCAAGCTACTGAGGGCTATGATAGCAAACTTGGTAATGACTTGACTAGAACTCTGTGTAAACAAGCATTTGAGATTCTTTATGATGCAATTATGAATGACAAACCAGAAAACTATCCTTACGGTTCAATGTTGTCTGGTATGGGATTTGGTAATTGTTCAACAACTCTTGGACATGCTTTGTCCTATGTGTTCTCAAATGAAGGTGTACCTCATGGTTACTCTCTTTCATCCTGTACCACAGTTGCTCACAAACATAACAAATCAATCTTCTATGACAGATTCAAAGAGGCAATGGATAAACTAGGATTTGATAAATTAGAACTCAAAGCTGATGTTTCTGAAGCTGCTGATGTCGTAATGACTGATAAAGGACATTTGGATCCAAACCCAATTCCAATATCAAAGGACGATGTCATAAAATGTCTTGAAGATATCAAAGCAGGCAATTTGTAA
- a CDS encoding pyridoxamine 5'-phosphate oxidase family protein, which yields MKLVGRLEIKSYEKIKEFLSEEHVGRIASIDADGYPQIIPMNFAFANDSIYMHSYTRGEKLDNISRNNKVGFEVDRELEFLPSYFSHPTDASQADTLYISVVIKGKAVFVEDDEEKALGLNELMKKYQPEGNYIPIQSNDLVLDEVAVIKVIPDSIKGKYKIGQHMRSDSRQILAQKILERNSPTSKQTLKIMGFEETPDGLKMVDEPVW from the coding sequence TTGAAACTAGTAGGACGTCTTGAAATCAAATCCTATGAAAAGATAAAGGAATTTCTTTCTGAAGAACATGTTGGAAGAATTGCAAGCATTGATGCTGATGGATATCCTCAAATCATCCCTATGAATTTTGCATTTGCAAATGATTCGATTTACATGCATTCGTATACTAGAGGTGAAAAATTAGATAATATCTCAAGAAATAACAAAGTTGGATTTGAAGTTGATAGGGAATTGGAATTTCTTCCATCGTATTTTTCTCATCCAACTGATGCGTCTCAAGCCGATACTTTGTACATTAGTGTGGTTATCAAAGGAAAAGCAGTTTTTGTTGAAGATGATGAGGAAAAAGCACTTGGACTCAATGAACTAATGAAAAAGTATCAACCCGAAGGTAATTACATTCCAATACAAAGTAATGATCTAGTTTTAGATGAGGTTGCAGTAATCAAAGTAATTCCTGATTCCATCAAAGGAAAGTACAAAATTGGACAACATATGCGATCTGATTCTAGACAAATTTTAGCACAAAAAATACTAGAACGAAACTCTCCTACCTCTAAACAAACCCTGAAAATTATGGGCTTTGAGGAAACTCCTGATGGCCTAAAAATGGTTGATGAACCCGTTTGGTAG
- the purN gene encoding phosphoribosylglycinamide formyltransferase: MESILKAIKKKRIPINPAIVISNKPNAKGLKIAQKLGVDVEVIESKGFKGSRAEYDKKIIKTLTRYGVTPNNGLVCLAGFMRIISPEFVKKYKNKIINIHPALLPSFPGLDAQKQALEYGAKFSGCTVHFVDAGMDTGPVIIQSVVKVKENDTENSLSKRILKEEHRIYPEAVNLFARKKIKVSGRRTIIS; encoded by the coding sequence ATGGAATCCATACTAAAGGCAATTAAGAAAAAAAGAATACCTATCAATCCAGCTATAGTTATTTCAAACAAACCAAATGCAAAGGGTCTGAAAATTGCACAAAAACTCGGAGTAGATGTTGAAGTTATAGAAAGTAAAGGATTCAAAGGAAGTAGAGCAGAGTATGATAAAAAAATAATTAAAACCCTAACTAGATACGGAGTTACGCCAAACAATGGATTGGTATGTTTAGCAGGGTTTATGAGAATAATCAGTCCAGAATTTGTAAAAAAATACAAAAACAAAATTATCAATATTCACCCAGCATTATTGCCATCATTTCCAGGCCTTGATGCACAAAAACAGGCATTAGAATATGGTGCAAAGTTCTCAGGCTGCACAGTACATTTTGTTGATGCAGGGATGGACACAGGTCCGGTGATAATCCAATCAGTAGTTAAAGTAAAAGAAAACGATACTGAAAATTCATTATCAAAACGAATTCTAAAAGAAGAGCACAGAATTTATCCTGAAGCAGTTAATCTGTTTGCAAGAAAAAAGATCAAAGTGTCAGGTCGCAGAACAATAATTAGTTAA
- a CDS encoding LLM class flavin-dependent oxidoreductase has product MYLTDKKLKFGIQNGLNVARAGYTEDQILTACMLADKTGYDSIFYMDHTNVPQWKNAIVLDPWVMLSAIAAVTNNVELGTCVTDAIRRHPSNIALAAITLDRVSKGRAILGIGAGEAQNLKEFCIPFEKPVSKWEEQIETIHTLYKSTPDNTVDYDGKYYKLEGACLQAPPIRKPRPPTYMASGGTRTLALTGKLGDGWLPIGYTPELFEDHAKQIQKSMDENNRTQEEKDNFQYALDIDVYFSEDAEESWARMKEAVKVSLFKPEILRVHGLKEIEGFDFRKYFTEYSMSNQDWIVKMREAATKIPEPVARSSTAVGTPDDIIPTFERFMDAGVNHFVIRFWGKNYFGSIDKFASHVMPALREKAKQ; this is encoded by the coding sequence ATGTACTTGACTGATAAGAAACTCAAATTTGGTATTCAAAACGGCCTAAATGTCGCAAGAGCCGGATATACTGAAGATCAAATCTTAACAGCATGTATGCTTGCAGACAAAACAGGCTATGATTCAATTTTCTATATGGATCACACCAATGTCCCACAATGGAAAAATGCTATTGTGTTGGACCCTTGGGTTATGCTTTCTGCAATTGCTGCAGTTACAAATAATGTTGAACTTGGAACATGTGTAACTGATGCAATTAGAAGACACCCTTCAAACATTGCACTTGCTGCAATTACTCTTGATAGAGTCTCAAAGGGAAGAGCAATTTTGGGAATTGGTGCTGGTGAAGCGCAAAATCTAAAAGAGTTCTGTATTCCATTTGAAAAACCAGTATCAAAATGGGAAGAACAAATTGAAACTATTCATACATTATACAAATCAACTCCAGATAATACCGTCGATTACGATGGAAAATACTACAAACTTGAAGGTGCATGTTTACAAGCCCCTCCAATTAGAAAACCACGTCCTCCAACATACATGGCTTCTGGTGGTACCCGTACACTTGCATTAACAGGAAAACTTGGTGATGGTTGGTTACCCATTGGTTATACTCCAGAACTGTTTGAGGATCATGCAAAACAAATTCAAAAATCTATGGATGAAAACAATCGAACTCAAGAAGAAAAAGACAATTTCCAATATGCACTTGATATTGATGTCTACTTTTCTGAAGATGCAGAAGAATCATGGGCAAGAATGAAAGAAGCAGTAAAAGTAAGTTTGTTTAAACCAGAAATTCTTCGTGTACATGGACTAAAAGAAATTGAAGGCTTTGACTTTAGAAAATACTTTACAGAATATTCAATGTCTAACCAAGATTGGATTGTAAAGATGAGAGAGGCTGCAACAAAGATTCCTGAACCTGTAGCCCGTTCTTCAACTGCAGTCGGAACTCCTGATGACATCATTCCAACATTTGAGAGATTTATGGACGCAGGTGTTAATCACTTTGTAATTAGATTCTGGGGTAAGAATTACTTTGGCTCTATTGATAAATTTGCAAGCCATGTAATGCCTGCACTAAGAGAAAAAGCCAAACAATAA
- the uvrB gene encoding excinuclease ABC subunit UvrB, with the protein MEQITQFELASEYVPTGDQPQAIDQLVRGVKDKTVQTLLGVTGSGKTFSVANVIARTGKNTLVISHNKTLAAQLYSELKQFFPKNNVGYFVSYYDYYQPESYLPQTDTYIEKDTQINEKIEKLRLEATAMLLSGEPTIIVSTVSCIYSLGNPKDWEDLAITVNSGDEIKRNELIRQLVDARYERNDTEVAPGNFRVKGDTIDITPAYSEDLVRISMFGDEVEKISLLDHVSLKEKKKINQMKIFPAKHYLIAKDVRKKAVQSIKDELKKRLPELNELEKQRLEMRTKYDLEMIEELGYCSGIENYSRHFDGRKAGEKAFCLMDFFGDDYLLVIDESHVTLPQLHGMYKGDHSRKKELVTYGFRLPSAYDNRPLKFEEFEKYIQNTIFVSATPAEYEKKISSHIAEQLVRPTGLLDPKVEIRPTKNQMDDLIQEINKKVAFSERVLVTTLTKRMAEDLAEYLSKKQVRVRYMHSEIEGLQRTELIRQLRLGEFDVLVGINLLREGLDIPEVSLVAILDADKEGFLRNFTSLIQTFGRAARNENGHVIMYADTVTQSMKNAMNETKRRREKQMKYNKDNNITPKTIIKSVPEQVTTLDDSKLKSTHDIATDIIDLESQMKKYSEDLDFERAIECRDRIKRLEKEIQIKNDRR; encoded by the coding sequence TTGGAGCAAATAACTCAATTTGAATTAGCATCTGAATATGTCCCTACAGGTGATCAACCTCAAGCAATTGATCAACTAGTTCGTGGTGTAAAAGACAAAACTGTTCAGACATTACTGGGTGTTACTGGTAGTGGTAAGACATTCTCTGTTGCAAATGTTATTGCTAGGACTGGAAAAAACACCCTGGTCATATCTCATAACAAGACCTTGGCAGCACAACTGTATTCTGAATTAAAACAATTCTTTCCAAAAAACAATGTTGGATATTTTGTTTCATACTATGATTATTATCAGCCTGAAAGCTACCTGCCACAAACTGATACTTACATTGAAAAAGACACTCAGATAAATGAGAAAATCGAAAAACTGAGATTAGAAGCAACAGCAATGCTGCTCTCAGGTGAGCCTACAATTATCGTATCTACTGTTTCTTGCATTTACTCTCTAGGTAATCCTAAAGACTGGGAAGACCTGGCTATCACTGTAAATTCTGGTGATGAAATTAAGCGCAATGAACTCATTAGACAGTTAGTTGATGCTCGATATGAAAGAAATGATACTGAAGTGGCTCCTGGAAACTTTAGAGTCAAAGGTGACACCATTGACATTACTCCTGCATACTCTGAAGATCTTGTGAGAATTTCCATGTTCGGTGATGAGGTGGAAAAAATATCTTTACTTGATCATGTTTCATTAAAAGAAAAAAAGAAAATTAATCAAATGAAAATTTTTCCTGCAAAACACTATCTTATAGCCAAAGATGTTCGAAAAAAAGCAGTCCAATCAATTAAAGACGAACTTAAGAAACGTCTACCTGAATTAAATGAATTGGAAAAACAGAGACTTGAAATGAGAACAAAATATGATTTGGAAATGATTGAAGAATTAGGATATTGCTCTGGCATTGAAAATTATTCTAGGCATTTTGATGGGAGAAAAGCAGGTGAAAAGGCATTTTGTTTGATGGATTTTTTTGGAGATGATTACCTCTTAGTAATTGATGAATCTCATGTTACATTACCACAATTACATGGCATGTACAAAGGTGATCATTCTAGAAAAAAAGAACTAGTAACATATGGGTTCAGATTACCAAGTGCATATGATAATCGTCCGCTAAAATTTGAAGAATTTGAAAAATATATTCAAAACACAATCTTTGTCTCTGCCACTCCTGCCGAATATGAAAAGAAAATCTCCTCTCATATTGCAGAACAATTGGTGAGACCTACTGGACTCCTTGATCCTAAAGTGGAGATTAGACCTACAAAGAATCAGATGGATGACTTGATTCAAGAAATTAACAAAAAAGTAGCCTTCTCTGAGCGTGTTTTAGTTACAACTTTGACCAAACGAATGGCCGAAGATTTGGCTGAATATCTATCAAAAAAACAGGTCCGTGTACGATATATGCACTCTGAAATTGAAGGGTTACAGAGAACTGAGCTAATCAGACAATTACGTCTTGGAGAATTTGATGTTCTGGTTGGAATTAACTTACTTAGAGAAGGATTGGATATTCCGGAGGTATCTCTTGTTGCAATACTGGATGCTGATAAGGAAGGATTTCTTAGAAATTTTACTAGTTTGATTCAAACTTTTGGAAGGGCTGCAAGAAACGAAAATGGACATGTCATTATGTATGCTGATACTGTTACTCAATCAATGAAAAATGCAATGAATGAAACAAAGCGCCGTAGAGAAAAACAAATGAAATACAACAAAGACAATAACATAACTCCAAAGACAATCATAAAATCTGTTCCAGAACAAGTAACAACACTTGATGATTCAAAACTAAAATCAACACATGACATTGCTACTGATATTATTGATTTGGAATCTCAGATGAAAAAATACTCTGAAGATTTGGATTTTGAGCGTGCAATTGAATGTAGAGATAGAATAAAAAGACTAGAAAAGGAGATTCAAATCAAAA
- a CDS encoding cupin domain-containing protein, whose protein sequence is MKLEFDLTTYLEKIENSSDYFHTFINRDSLAAGVLVLQPGEEDTQTPHESDEVYYVISGDGFLRIRDKDYKVSKDKLFFVAKDVEHFFHGNTKELKVLYFFGGPDS, encoded by the coding sequence TTGAAACTAGAATTTGATTTAACTACGTATCTAGAAAAAATTGAAAACAGTAGTGATTATTTTCATACTTTTATTAATCGAGACAGTTTAGCTGCTGGAGTCCTAGTTCTTCAACCTGGTGAAGAAGACACTCAAACTCCTCATGAAAGTGATGAAGTTTATTACGTCATATCTGGTGATGGATTTCTACGAATTAGAGATAAAGATTACAAAGTCTCAAAAGATAAATTATTTTTTGTTGCAAAAGATGTTGAGCACTTTTTTCATGGAAACACAAAAGAGCTAAAAGTCCTGTATTTTTTTGGTGGTCCTGATTCTTAA
- a CDS encoding glycerate kinase, whose product MIIQNFEELATTDKKKDCLEILESGLKAANPENIISKYVTPENIKINDKIIDITKYSNIYSVAFGKAGDSMTRALNAIIPIKSGIIVIPKGSKSIIKGKKFQIFNSRHPEPDQTSVKAAKEVMKFVQNKKSDELIIFLVSGGGSSLLAMPNGITLDDKIFVTKLLLKSGASIQEFNCVRKHLSKIKGGRLVENMKCQGVSLIMSDVEGDDLSSIASGTTYMDNTTFSDALEILEKYKLKRKTPIEVLQVLEKGLEDEKLETPKKHKIENQVIANNNDCLKAMEIEAKKKGYKIKTLQVFGDIKEAVIEILKNISEDQKTCLLIGGETTVKVLGKGMGGRNQELVLRLLKNTQKFKKIVIASMGTDGIDGNSVFAGAITENTKVDLNTMKEFLKNSDSGRFFQKQKSSIVTDFTHTNLMDIGVILR is encoded by the coding sequence ATGATCATTCAAAATTTTGAAGAGTTAGCAACAACTGATAAGAAGAAAGATTGTCTGGAGATTTTAGAATCAGGACTCAAGGCAGCAAATCCTGAAAATATAATTTCAAAATATGTCACACCTGAAAATATCAAAATCAATGATAAAATTATTGATATTACAAAATATTCTAACATTTACTCAGTTGCATTTGGAAAGGCAGGAGATTCTATGACAAGAGCACTTAATGCAATAATTCCAATAAAGAGTGGAATCATAGTAATTCCCAAAGGCTCAAAATCAATTATCAAGGGCAAAAAATTCCAGATTTTTAATTCCAGACATCCTGAGCCTGATCAAACTAGTGTAAAAGCAGCAAAAGAAGTCATGAAATTTGTTCAAAACAAAAAAAGTGATGAACTAATAATTTTCCTAGTTTCTGGAGGGGGTTCATCACTTTTGGCCATGCCAAATGGAATTACATTAGATGACAAAATCTTTGTAACAAAATTATTACTAAAATCAGGAGCGTCAATTCAAGAATTCAATTGTGTTAGAAAACATCTTTCAAAAATCAAAGGAGGAAGATTAGTTGAGAACATGAAATGCCAAGGGGTAAGTTTGATAATGTCAGATGTTGAAGGAGACGATTTATCATCTATTGCCTCAGGGACAACATATATGGACAATACAACATTTTCAGACGCATTAGAGATTTTAGAAAAATACAAACTAAAAAGAAAAACACCAATTGAGGTTCTGCAAGTTTTAGAGAAAGGATTAGAAGACGAAAAATTAGAAACTCCAAAAAAACATAAAATTGAAAATCAGGTAATAGCAAACAATAATGATTGCCTAAAAGCAATGGAGATAGAAGCTAAAAAGAAAGGTTACAAAATCAAAACATTACAAGTATTTGGAGACATTAAAGAAGCAGTGATAGAGATTTTGAAAAATATTTCAGAAGACCAAAAAACATGTTTGCTCATAGGAGGAGAAACAACAGTGAAGGTTTTAGGCAAAGGTATGGGAGGAAGAAACCAAGAATTAGTATTAAGACTTTTGAAAAATACTCAAAAATTTAAAAAAATAGTTATTGCATCAATGGGAACAGATGGAATTGATGGGAACTCTGTTTTTGCAGGAGCAATTACTGAAAACACCAAAGTGGACCTAAACACAATGAAAGAATTTCTTAAAAATAGTGATTCAGGTAGATTCTTTCAAAAGCAAAAAAGTAGTATTGTGACGGATTTTACACATACAAATCTCATGGATATAGGCGTGATTTTGAGGTAA
- a CDS encoding exonuclease, with translation MTKNGILCEVNDKRVCLDPKNADAAGINFVSHAHADHLPSKNGGTILASIETSEIANLRGFKMENHVESIDDFSLIDSGHILGAKGLLFDDIFYTGDICTRNRGFLQGAKIPKCKTLITECTFGLPEFVFPKMDEIQKQVNELISELYGKGIPVILMGYQLGKAQTITQLFGHWGPLYFHDSVKEMNSLHQKFGVELKDGIGHSEAQKNGLLDRKPWIMVAPMMSSKSKFIQEMKSKYGAVTIGFSGWAQSTKFSFGRRTDYSIPMSDHCDFNELVDMVVQSGAEQVYTIHGFVEEFAEHLKKKIGINAQPLLENSLDDFT, from the coding sequence ATGACAAAAAATGGTATCCTGTGTGAGGTAAATGACAAACGCGTATGTTTAGATCCAAAAAACGCTGATGCTGCAGGGATAAATTTTGTATCTCATGCTCATGCTGATCATCTTCCATCAAAAAATGGTGGCACGATTTTAGCTTCAATTGAAACCAGTGAAATTGCTAATCTACGTGGATTCAAAATGGAGAATCATGTTGAATCTATTGATGATTTTTCTCTAATTGATAGTGGACATATTCTTGGAGCAAAAGGACTTCTTTTTGATGATATCTTCTATACTGGCGATATCTGTACTCGAAATAGGGGGTTCCTTCAGGGTGCAAAAATCCCAAAATGCAAGACATTGATTACTGAATGCACCTTTGGTTTGCCTGAATTTGTTTTTCCAAAAATGGATGAAATTCAAAAACAAGTAAATGAGTTAATTTCAGAATTGTATGGCAAAGGAATACCTGTAATTTTGATGGGGTATCAGTTAGGAAAGGCTCAAACTATAACTCAGTTATTTGGACATTGGGGCCCACTTTATTTTCATGATTCTGTAAAAGAAATGAATTCTCTTCATCAGAAGTTTGGTGTTGAATTAAAAGATGGCATTGGACATTCTGAGGCCCAAAAAAATGGGTTATTGGATAGAAAGCCTTGGATTATGGTTGCACCTATGATGTCAAGTAAAAGTAAATTCATTCAAGAAATGAAATCAAAATATGGTGCAGTAACAATTGGATTTAGTGGATGGGCACAGTCAACAAAGTTTTCATTTGGAAGGAGAACTGACTACTCTATTCCGATGAGTGATCATTGTGATTTTAATGAACTAGTAGATATGGTAGTTCAATCTGGTGCAGAACAAGTTTACACCATACATGGATTTGTTGAAGAGTTTGCAGAACATTTGAAGAAAAAAATTGGAATTAATGCTCAACCATTACTTGAAAATTCTTTAGATGACTTTACTTGA